The following coding sequences are from one Gemmatimonadales bacterium window:
- a CDS encoding pyridoxamine 5'-phosphate oxidase family protein, whose protein sequence is MTGPTPFTRVKRLPDRGHYDRDSLYAVLDGGFICHVGYLIEGRPVVTPTSYWREGNHVYFHGSSASRMLRTLGSGGVECCLTVTHTDGLVLARSAFNHSINYRSAMLFGRAQRVDDDAELAAALERFVEHLLPGRWATLRPMTAQERKATTLLRLEIDEASAKVRTGPPKDDEEDYALPIWAGVIPLTVAVGAPAPDPRLGPGIAVPDHVASWTGPAPARD, encoded by the coding sequence GTGACCGGCCCAACCCCATTCACCCGCGTCAAGCGCCTCCCCGATCGCGGCCACTACGACCGCGACTCGCTCTACGCGGTGCTCGATGGCGGCTTCATCTGCCACGTCGGCTACCTGATCGAGGGCCGCCCGGTCGTCACCCCGACCTCCTACTGGCGTGAGGGCAATCACGTCTACTTCCACGGATCCTCTGCCAGCCGCATGCTGCGCACCCTGGGCAGCGGCGGGGTCGAGTGCTGCCTGACGGTGACCCACACCGACGGACTGGTGCTGGCCCGCTCTGCCTTCAACCACTCGATCAACTACCGCTCCGCCATGCTCTTCGGCAGGGCCCAGCGGGTCGACGACGATGCGGAGCTGGCAGCGGCGCTCGAGCGCTTCGTCGAGCATCTGCTGCCCGGTCGCTGGGCCACGCTCCGCCCGATGACGGCCCAGGAGCGGAAGGCCACCACCCTGCTCCGCCTCGAGATCGACGAGGCCTCGGCCAAGGTCCGGACCGGGCCGCCCAAGGACGACGAGGAGGACTACGCCCTCCCGATCTGGGCCGGCGTCATTCCGCTCACCGTGGCCGTTGGCGCCCCGGCCCCTGACCCCCGGCTCGGCCCCGGCATCGCGGTTCCGGATCACGTGGCCAGCTGGACCGGTCCAGCCCCCGCCCGCGATTAG